A stretch of DNA from Gottschalkia acidurici 9a:
TAATCTTAAGTCACCTTTATTATATAATATCCACCTTTTAATTAGACTAGTTTCATTTTTATTAATTACGTTTTAAAATGTATTTTTTATGTAACTATTGCTTTTGTATTATAAATCTTATAGACAAGTGCTAGAATACGTGTTAATATTATTGAAGAAAACTCACGGCGATGGAGTTCGCCATTAAATGCGTAAAGCTGATGACTCCTACAAAGTAACAATTATTATAATTGTTACTTTGTAGGAGTATTTTTTGTTGTCCATTTTACAAAATATGCTTCTACTAAATAAATATCTTAGGATAAATGAAAGGGGATTAGGAGATGGAAAAGAACAAAAAAGAAATAGCAAATAAAGTAATGTCATTGAATAAGAAAAGCAATAGTGCAATTTTAAGCCTATCATTTATTAAATGGATTGCTATAGGTACAATAGTGGGTGTTGTTACTGGTTCTGCTGCTGCTCTATTTTTAAAAAGTCTGGAGTTAGCCACAGACCTACGTATGAAATATACCTGGTTACTATTCCTTCTTCCACTTGGAGGTGCACTTGTTAGTTTTTTATATTCAAAGTATGGTAAAAATTCTTCAAAGGGTAACAATTTAATTATTGAAAAGATAAATGAGAGTAGTGGTAGAATACCACTCCGTATGGCTCCTTTAGTTTTCTTTGGTACTGTTGTCACTCATTTATTTGGAGGGTCTGCTGGAAGAGAAGGTACAGGTGTGCAAATAGGTGCTAGTATAGCTGAAGGTATAGGTAATTTAATAAAGTTAGATAAAGTAGATAATAGAATTATACTTATGGCTGGAATAAGCAGTGGTTTTGCTTCTGTATTTGGAACACCACTTGCGGGTACAATTTTCGGACTTGAAGTTGCTGCGCTTGGGCTTATGAGTTATGAGGCTTTAATTCCGGCTCTTACTGCAAGTATCGTCGGAGATTTTATGGTATCTTTCTTGGGTGTACATCATACACACTATGAGGTTGTAGGGGTTCCAGACTTAACATTACCCACAATAATTAAAATAATTTTTGCAGCAATTTTATTCGGGCTAACCAGTAAGCTGTTTAGCGAACTAACACATAAGATAAAAGAATTATTTACAGAGGGATTTGAAAACCCGGTAATAAAGAGTATGGTTGGTGGAATACTTGTTATAATTTTAGTATATATAGTTGGGACAAGGGATTTTCTTGGATTAAGTATCCCACTTATTTCTGAATCATTTAGTGGACATGTTCATCCACTTACATTCTTGGGAAAAATAATATTTACATCTTTAACTTTAGGAACTGGCTTTCAAGGAGGAGAGGTTACTCCACTATTTGTAATCGGTTCTACATTAGGAAATGCTTTATCAAATCTACTCAATATGTCACCTTCATTTTTAGCAGCACTAGGACTAATAGGGGTGTTTGCTGGAGCAACCAATGCACCTATTGCTTCCTTTATACTAAGTCTAGAGATGTTCGGTTCCCAAGGACTTGTATTTGTATTTATGACTTGTGCTATTAGCTATATGTTTTCTGGACATACTGGCATATATGTCTCACAGAGAATTGGAAGAAGTAAAAGCAAACTAATCGAAGTACCGCATAATGCAACGCTTTCATATTTAAGAGCAAATAATAAAAGTAAGACAAAAAAGTTAAATCAGGTATTAGTCGGACAATTTAAGTTTGGTCGCTCAAGTATTGAAATCCCAACTACTGAAGGACTAAACCTCATAAAAATTCGAGTTAGTAGAACAGGTATTAGACTTATACACCATGCCTATAATCCTGATGATTCCACTTGGTCAGCAAAACCTATTAATGAACAGCCTGAATATATTAATTTAAATAGCGGAAGTGAAGAAATACATGCAATTACAGTATCTCAGTCCTATGGCAAAAAGGATAAAATATTATTAGTAAATACTAATCTGTGGAAGAGTGTTGAAGTTGACTATATCATCGAACAACTCCGAAATATGGAACTAGATTCTGCTAACAATAATTTTGAAAATATAAAAGATAAGGAATCTTCTTCTCATAATATACAAGTTATTAGTATGCTTGTCGGACAATTAAAGAGAGGAAATTTCAGCATTGAGTTACCAGCAGAAAAAGGAGAAAATAGATATATAATAACTGTTAAAGGTGGGGCTATTAGATTAAACCATAGTTCCTACAATCCAGATGGACATACCTGGTCGACTCCTCCTGGAAATGGTGAAAGGCAACATATCGATTTAAAGGAAGGCAGACACACATTAGATATTTTTGTTAGTGAACACTATGGCAATATAAATAAAATTGAATTAGTTAATGGAAGCTTTTTTAACAGCGTGGAGATTATCTGTTCAATTGAGAAGATAAATATTACAGAAAGTATATTAGAAGATATGAATTAGTTAGATTAGTTAATATAAAACACAGTATGAAATATTCAAGGTCATACTGTGTTTCAATTTTCATAGCTTTAAATATCATAATAAGGATATAGGAATTACCTCATTAACAGTACGTTCTTAAATAATCCTACTAAAAAGCTCATTTACTTATGATACGGTTTACCGTATTATCGATAAAGGAAGTTTTTTGATATATGTATTTCAAATGATTCAGAATGCATAAACGGTATAATCATAAGCTCTTTTCTTCTTTTAACATTTCAGTGAACCTAGGCTGTTTTATTGCTTCTTAAGATAATACTAAATCTATTCCACCCTAAATAAATGTACATGCTTTTTCACGACATAAGCTTCTAGGTAATTGATCTATACAATAACTTCTGCTAAACGACCACATAATGATACACGCCAGTCTGATAGTAATCCCTGACATTATTTTTTCCATATTTCATAAAATTCATTGTATATTTAATTATCAAAATCCTCATTTCTTATTATAATTGCCAAACTTTTCCGATCTTATTGAATAGCTTATATTTTTAACAATTCATGGCAGAGAGAAGCAAATGTATATTGTAAATCCAGTATGTAACTTAATTTTTCTTTCATATATGTGAATTGAGATCAGACTCTGGTCATGATAAAATCTAATTATTATATTTTTAGGGAGGCTACAGTGTGGATTTAAGTGCGAAAATTAAAAATCTTCCTTCTTGTTCAGGAGTGTATCTTATGAAAGATTCACTTAATGGTGTAATTTATGTAGGAAAATCAAAAAATCTTAAAAACAGAGTTTCATCATATTTTCAAAATTCAAAGTCACACACCCCCAAAGTTATAAAATTAGTTAAAAATCTAAAGGACTTTGACTATATAACTACTGACACAGAATTTGAAGCCTTTATGCTAGAGTGTAAGTTGATAAAAGAAATTAAACCTTTATATAACAAACTAATGAAAAGCTCAAAATCTTATTGTTATATAAAGATAAAGTTCAATGAAAAGCATCCTTATATTGACCTTTCTAGCGTATATGTTAAAGATGATGATGGTATTTACTTTGGACCATACACTAGTAAAAGTATAGTTGAAAGAGCCATTCAAGGTGTAAAAGAATACTGTAAAATACTATGTACTAATGAGTCGCAAAGAAAAGCCTATTGCTTGTACTACTCTTTAGGGTTTTGTATTGGCATGTGTTTAGATAAAGTTTCAAAAGAAAAGTATTTTGATATATTTAATAAAATAGTAAATCTATTTAATGGCACTGATGAAAGTATCATTAAGGGAATAGAGCTTAATATGAATTCTTCATCAAAGAAGTCTGCTTTTGAGAAGGCTATTAAGTATAGAGACTATCTAGCTTCAATAAATTATGTAATTGACAAAGCTAAAGTTGTGAAATATACAGAAGAGAATAAAAATATTGTTTTACTTGAGTATTTAAGTGATGATATATTTAAGTTTTTTCTAATTAAGGGAAATAAAGTTCTTTTTAGTGATAAATATATAGTTAAAGATTTAGATATTAAAAAATTAAAGTATTTTTTAAAAAATAATATTTTATCTTATTTTAACAATATATCCATAAATGATTCAATAAAAGTTGGAAGAGAAGAAGTTGATGAGTCTCAAATAATTTATACCTATTTAGAGAATAAATCTAACGACTGTAGGTATTTTGTAGTTCTAAAGCAATGGCTTAAGAATATAAATGATGTAGATTTTGACCATGAAATTGATAAACTTCTTCTTGCTAAATCATAATCGTCTTAAGGTGTGTTTCATTACCAAACCTTTACAACATAAAAAGTTTTATTAAGAAAAATATACACCACACAATTTTATTTTTTACCTTAATTTTATCTTTTACCTTTAAGATGAAATAGAAAAGAGAACGGTTCTCCAAAGTAAAAAATAAAAATAATACTAGAACAATTAGAAGACATGTCTGGGAAGAATATAAGAAAAAAATTAATTTTTAAAAACCGATAAAGGCAAAAGAATATATAAAATGAGAAAAGAAAAAGTAAGTTAACAATATTTACTTACAGTTATTTATTAGAATATGGAAAAGATAGCTAATATACTAGCTTCTTAAATTATTAAAAAAACAATATATTTAGCTAGATTTCATGGATCATGTTACATAAAAGTCCAAATTTAAAAATATGAAAACTCTCATAAAAATTTCTATGAGAGTTTTCAACAGTAGTTTAAGCTTCTTTTTAATACTAATTTAGTTCTTTTATTAATTCATCAACAGTTACCACATCACCGATTACATAATCGATATTTTTAAGAAAAGCTTCATGTAGTTCTATACTAGTACCTGCTACTCCATCAGAAAGCACCACAGACTTTACATCTCTTTGCACTGCATCTAAAGCAGTAGCATATACACAAACGTTTGTTGCAGCACCAGTTAAGATAAGAGCTTTTTTATTAAATGATCTCATAAGCACTTCTAAATCTGTAAGGTAATATCCACTGTATCTTCTTTTTATTATTACATAGTCATCATCTTCTGGTTTCAGCTCCTCAATTATTTCAACACCCTCAGTTCCTTCTAAACAGTGTTGAGGTTCATCTCTTTCTAGTTCAAGACCATAGTCAACCTTTTGGAATCTATGCATCTCTTGTGTATAAAACACAGGGATATCGTTTTCCTTTGCCCAACGTTTAGCCTTCTGAATATTTGGTATTATATCTCTACCACCAGGACATTCGATAGGTGCTCCTTCTCTGATAAAGTCATTCTGCATATCAATTATTATTAATGCACATTCTTCTTTTTTTATTTTGTGTAAAT
This window harbors:
- a CDS encoding voltage-gated chloride channel family protein, with product MEKNKKEIANKVMSLNKKSNSAILSLSFIKWIAIGTIVGVVTGSAAALFLKSLELATDLRMKYTWLLFLLPLGGALVSFLYSKYGKNSSKGNNLIIEKINESSGRIPLRMAPLVFFGTVVTHLFGGSAGREGTGVQIGASIAEGIGNLIKLDKVDNRIILMAGISSGFASVFGTPLAGTIFGLEVAALGLMSYEALIPALTASIVGDFMVSFLGVHHTHYEVVGVPDLTLPTIIKIIFAAILFGLTSKLFSELTHKIKELFTEGFENPVIKSMVGGILVIILVYIVGTRDFLGLSIPLISESFSGHVHPLTFLGKIIFTSLTLGTGFQGGEVTPLFVIGSTLGNALSNLLNMSPSFLAALGLIGVFAGATNAPIASFILSLEMFGSQGLVFVFMTCAISYMFSGHTGIYVSQRIGRSKSKLIEVPHNATLSYLRANNKSKTKKLNQVLVGQFKFGRSSIEIPTTEGLNLIKIRVSRTGIRLIHHAYNPDDSTWSAKPINEQPEYINLNSGSEEIHAITVSQSYGKKDKILLVNTNLWKSVEVDYIIEQLRNMELDSANNNFENIKDKESSSHNIQVISMLVGQLKRGNFSIELPAEKGENRYIITVKGGAIRLNHSSYNPDGHTWSTPPGNGERQHIDLKEGRHTLDIFVSEHYGNINKIELVNGSFFNSVEIICSIEKINITESILEDMN
- a CDS encoding GIY-YIG nuclease family protein, giving the protein MDLSAKIKNLPSCSGVYLMKDSLNGVIYVGKSKNLKNRVSSYFQNSKSHTPKVIKLVKNLKDFDYITTDTEFEAFMLECKLIKEIKPLYNKLMKSSKSYCYIKIKFNEKHPYIDLSSVYVKDDDGIYFGPYTSKSIVERAIQGVKEYCKILCTNESQRKAYCLYYSLGFCIGMCLDKVSKEKYFDIFNKIVNLFNGTDESIIKGIELNMNSSSKKSAFEKAIKYRDYLASINYVIDKAKVVKYTEENKNIVLLEYLSDDIFKFFLIKGNKVLFSDKYIVKDLDIKKLKYFLKNNILSYFNNISINDSIKVGREEVDESQIIYTYLENKSNDCRYFVVLKQWLKNINDVDFDHEIDKLLLAKS
- a CDS encoding isochorismatase family protein codes for the protein MSKNNLHKIKKEECALIIIDMQNDFIREGAPIECPGGRDIIPNIQKAKRWAKENDIPVFYTQEMHRFQKVDYGLELERDEPQHCLEGTEGVEIIEELKPEDDDYVIIKRRYSGYYLTDLEVLMRSFNKKALILTGAATNVCVYATALDAVQRDVKSVVLSDGVAGTSIELHEAFLKNIDYVIGDVVTVDELIKELN